In Desulfonispora thiosulfatigenes DSM 11270, the genomic stretch ACCATTAGCCTTTTTAAGGTTCTCATAACTCATATTATGAGCAAGTCCAATTTTAAAAAGAGTGTCTCCTGATTTAACAACATAATCATAAGCTAGTACAGGGGATGATATTCCCATTAACAAAATTAACAAAACAACTATTCTTGTAAATCGCAAACTTCCACCTCCAACTTTATTGAAACTATGTTGATTATAAACAAGGTTGGTGGCAAATTCATTACAAAGATAATGGAAGCATAACCATGTTGTTCAATATATTTTATTTTATTTCCATAATTTCTTGGAATTTTTCCATAATAAAGCACCTCAAATAATAAACATTTTATTATTTGAGGTGCTTGGCAATATCGATGTCAGTAATATTATTGTACCTATACCAATATTATTGTTCAATTTCAATTAATTTATTAGATACTCTTGCAAATTCCTCTAACGAAAGAGTTTCACCTCTTCTTTTAGGGTCTATATCGCAACTTAGTAAAATATTTTCAATCTTTTCCTTTTCTACACCTAACACCTTTAAAGCATTGGCTAAAGTTTTTCTTCTTTGATTAAATGCAGCTCGCACTAATTTCCTAAATACCTTGTTATCATTCACCACAAAGGGTGATTGATCCCTTACTTTCAAATCAATAATAGCCGAATCTACTTCTGGTGCTGGGATAAAAATATGTCTTGGTACAATAAATGAAAGGCTAACCTCTGCCATTAAATTTACGCCTACCGTGATAGCTCCATATTCTTTAGTCCCAGGATTTGCTTTTAATCTCTCAGCTACTTCCTTTTGAACCATAATTATTATTCTCTCGATATTAAACTCACTTTCTAAAAAGTGCATAATAAGAGGTGTGGTAATATAGTAAGGTAAATTAGCTACTATTTTATATTTTATTTTCTTCCCTAATTCGTCATAAACTAATTGATCTAAATCAACCTTTAAAGCATCTCCTTGGATAACTGTTACATTTTCTAAATCAGCTAAACTTTCTTCTAATACCGGAATTAAATCTTTATCTATTTCAATTGCAATTACTCTTTTAGCCCCTTTGGCTAAGACCCTTGTTAAAGTACCCGCACCTGGACCAATTTCTACAATGATATCTTCACTATCAATATCAGCTGACCTAGCTATTTTATCTAAAATTCCTGGATCTGATATGAAATTTTGACCAAAGCGCTTTTTAAACCTAAACTTATGTTTATTTAATAATTCCTTTAATTGCATACCTTTTCCGACCCCTCTAACTGCGCTAAACCTTTTTCTACTTCTTCTTTAGATATATCATATGCATTTAATCTGCGTAAAAACTGTTTAGCATTTGTTTTTCCGATTCCTAAAATATTACCTAGCTTTTCCCTACGTTTGTTTCCTGCTGGTGGGCCGACTAAATTCCACTGCATGAGATCAAATTCAGTAAAAACTACTTCATATGTTTTATGCTCCGCTTTAGCTCCTTCTAGAGCTTTTATAATATCCTCAGGATTTGCGTATTCCACACCAATTTTTCCAGTCTTTTTGCATCTTGCCTGACTTTTTGTTACATAAGCTTGCTTACAATTTTTTACCTTTTGGCTTATTATTGAGCGTATTCTTTCCCCTGGGTAATCTGGATCAGTAAGGATAATAATTCCACAACGCTCTGAAGCTCTTTGTATTTTAATTATTGTATCTTTGGTAATGCCCATTCCACTAGTGCAAATCATTTGTGCATCCACAGCTCTTTTGACAGCTTGAATGTCGTCTTTCCCCTCTACTACGATTACTTCTTTAATCATCGTGTTTCCCCTTTTAACTAAATTCATTGCCTAGTGTTTATCTTATCATAAATTATGGTTAATCTAAAATATATACTTTTACTGTTCTTCTACCCCATTTATTACATTCACCTTTGGAGTTTAAAAACACATCTATAATATTTCCTTTAATTGCTCCACCAGTATCTCTGGCAACAGCATTTCCATACCCTTCTACAAAGACTCTAGTTCCCAAAGGAATAACTCTAGGATCAACTGCTATTGTCCCTACTCCCGGATATGTTCCTGTTGCAGTTCTATTTCCTGTATGAGTATAAGCAGTAGAACGCATTGTTAATACTTGTTTTGCAGTTAAATTAGATCTTGAGGCTACAACTATAACCTCTTTTTGACCTTCTACAATAACTTCTTTTTTAGGCTCTTTAATTACCTTTTCATCTTTTACATATCTTTCTTTTTCCTTACCATTTTCATAAACTACTCCATACTGAATTACCTTTTCACCAGTTTCACCCTGCTCTACAATATTTCTAACACCTTTTTTTATTTCCTTATCATATTTAACTTCTTTCTCATAAGCTATTTCTTGCTTTTCTTCAATAAATTCTTCATGACATCTGATAACTTCAATTTTTGTTTTTTTGTCTACAATATTTTTAGCTATGTAATCTTTATTTTTTAATTCAATCTCTTCTTTTTCTAAAATTTCATTAATATCTTTATTAAAAGTATAGATATCTTTTTTTACACCATCAACAACCAATTGATAATGGGTAATACCCGTATCAACATTTAAACTTGCACCTAATTTCATTAAGGGTTGATTGAAGATAATCATC encodes the following:
- the rsmA gene encoding 16S rRNA (adenine(1518)-N(6)/adenine(1519)-N(6))-dimethyltransferase RsmA; translated protein: MQLKELLNKHKFRFKKRFGQNFISDPGILDKIARSADIDSEDIIVEIGPGAGTLTRVLAKGAKRVIAIEIDKDLIPVLEESLADLENVTVIQGDALKVDLDQLVYDELGKKIKYKIVANLPYYITTPLIMHFLESEFNIERIIIMVQKEVAERLKANPGTKEYGAITVGVNLMAEVSLSFIVPRHIFIPAPEVDSAIIDLKVRDQSPFVVNDNKVFRKLVRAAFNQRRKTLANALKVLGVEKEKIENILLSCDIDPKRRGETLSLEEFARVSNKLIEIEQ
- the rnmV gene encoding ribonuclease M5; translation: MIKEVIVVEGKDDIQAVKRAVDAQMICTSGMGITKDTIIKIQRASERCGIIILTDPDYPGERIRSIISQKVKNCKQAYVTKSQARCKKTGKIGVEYANPEDIIKALEGAKAEHKTYEVVFTEFDLMQWNLVGPPAGNKRREKLGNILGIGKTNAKQFLRRLNAYDISKEEVEKGLAQLEGSEKVCN
- a CDS encoding 3D domain-containing protein: MKKISWLVVIMCLTMIIFNQPLMKLGASLNVDTGITHYQLVVDGVKKDIYTFNKDINEILEKEEIELKNKDYIAKNIVDKKTKIEVIRCHEEFIEEKQEIAYEKEVKYDKEIKKGVRNIVEQGETGEKVIQYGVVYENGKEKERYVKDEKVIKEPKKEVIVEGQKEVIVVASRSNLTAKQVLTMRSTAYTHTGNRTATGTYPGVGTIAVDPRVIPLGTRVFVEGYGNAVARDTGGAIKGNIIDVFLNSKGECNKWGRRTVKVYILD